A single window of Columba livia isolate bColLiv1 breed racing homer chromosome 16, bColLiv1.pat.W.v2, whole genome shotgun sequence DNA harbors:
- the ARHGAP40 gene encoding rho GTPase-activating protein 40 isoform X2: MPCIPVCKDNVCGPICTRNCPCKMNQLPPKSPLASPVSEAMNSRVESSDSLSMDSFWLEVENIKQSVEAEQEECSLADVKTQEEGEAEAEWLQDAGLSDLLGDRASDNENIVLLSTLTKTQAAAVQRRLDTYSRSRRRKNKHPVRDVRDIFGVVSSEETAAEKEESSPDQLWHNLRTSNVHKSETQDYSCTVRTPGKEEVFNMDVAYSEQAAVLLKGSFLSESRRLRDGNALTKFKIPKGRLGVTRIGDLSAQDMKKIPTLALIELTALCDVLGFELKRNKAAKLKTTEKRLFGVPLNTLLANDQKLLPNTKVPLLLQALLSCLEKRGLETEGILRVSGSQTRIKSLEQKLEKDFYTGLFRWDEVHQNDVSGLLKRFIRELPAPLLTAEYLPAFAAVQNIPDLKQRLQALNLLILILPEPNRNTLKALLEFLSKVVSRENNNKMNLWNVSTVMAPNLFMHKGLPNKIPEGKEKQLAEGAADVVRMMIHYQDLLWTVSSFLVAQVRKLNETNSKRYQFCDKRIKNLLRKIHADKDKVEKNQAEPSKIVKVHASLLLKDSLEVHLNNATRVADVLRQFQKNLCQNGWNIVNTVNLLKCNNSMESTSFLLYEVGGNIGERCLDPDTYLLDLYHINPHAEWIIKQNPSYPRMF; this comes from the exons TACCAGAAATTGCCCTTGCAAAATGAACCAGCTTCCTCCGAAGAGTCCTTTGGCATCCCCGGTGTCAGAGGCCATGAATTCCAGGGTAGAGTCTTCAGACAGCTTGTCAATGGACAGTTTTTGGCTGGAAGTAGAGAACATTAAACAGAGCGTTGAAGCTGAGCAAGAGGAATGCAGCCTTGCAGATGTCAAAACACAAGAGG AAGGAGAAGCTGAAGCCGAGTGGCTCCAGGATGCCGGTCTGTCTGACCTCCTTGGGGACCGTGCCTCCGACAACGAGAACATCGTGCTGCTCTCCACCCTGACCAAGACCCAGGCTGCTGCGGTGCAGCGGCGCCTGGACACCTACTCCCGCTCACGGAGGAGGAAGAACAAGCATCCCGTGCGTGATGTCCGAGACATTTTTGGAGTTGTCAGCTCTGAG gagacagcagcagagaaagaggaGTCCAGCCCAGATCAGTTGTGGCACAATCTACGGACCTCAAATGTACACAAAT CAGAAACCCAGGATTACTCCTGCACGGTTCGAACCCCTGGAAAAGAAGAGGTGTTCAACATGGATGTCGCCTACTCAGAGCAAGCAGCTGTTCTGCTCAAGGGATCGTTCCTATCTGAATCCAGGAGGTTAAGGGATGGAAATGCACTAACT AAATTTAAGATTCCCAAGGGCAGACTAGGAGTGACCAGGATTGGAGATTTGTCTGCTCAGGACATGAAGAAGATCCCCACACTGGCCCTTATTGAACTAACAGCTCTCTGTGATGTTCTGGGCTTTGAGCTGAAGAGAAACAAGGCCgcaaaactgaaaacaacag aGAAACGACTCTTTGGAGTTCCACTCAACACCTTGTTGGCAAACGACCAAAAACTGCTCCCCAACACCAAGGTCCCTCTGCTACTCCAGGCA CTGCTTTCCTGCTTGGAAAAGAGAGGACTTGAAACAGAGGGCATTTTGAGAGTTTCTGGGTCCCAGACCAGAATCAAG agtcTGGAACAGAAGCTAGAAAAAGACTTCTACACTGGCCTTTTCCGCTGGGATGAAGTCCACCAGAATGATGTATCTGGGCTACTGAAAAGATTCATCAGAGAGCTGCCGGCAccgctgctgacagcagagTACCTGcctgcttttgctgctgtacAAA ATATTCCAGACCTGAAGCAAAGATTGCAAGCTCTAAACCTCCTGATCCTGATTCTGCCAGAGCCCAACAGAAACACCCTGAAG GCTCTACTTGAATTTCTCAGCAAAGTGGTTTCCAgggagaacaacaacaaaatgaacctctgGAACGTCTCCACAGTCATGGCCCCAAACCTCTTCATGCACAAGGGGCTGCCAAACAAGATCcctgaggggaaggagaagcagctggcAGAGGGGGCGGCTGACGTTGTGCGGATGATGATCCATTACCAGGATTTGCTCTGGACA GTCTCCTCTTTCCTGGTAGCTCAAGTGAGAAAGCTGAATGAGACCAATAGCAAAAGGTACCAGTTTTGCGACAAACGAATTAAAAATTTGCTGCGTAAGATTCATGCTGATAAAGACAAGGTGGAAAAGAACCAGGCAGAG CCTTCCAAGATCGTGAAAGTCCATGCTTCGCTTCTCCTGAAGGACTCGCTAGAGGTGCATTTGAACAACGCAACCAGAGTTGCTGATGTCTTGAGGCAGTTTCAAAAGAACCTGTGCCAGAATGGTTGGAATATTGTCAACACTGTCAACCTCCTCAAGTG taaCAACTCAATGGAGAGCACAAGCTTCCTCCTGTATGAAGTAGGAGGCAATATTG GTGAACGTTGCCTGGACCCAGACACTTACCTCTTAGACTTGTACCACATCAATCCCCATGCTGAGTGGATAATTAAGCAAAACCCATCTTATCCTCGGATGTTCTAA